Proteins found in one Triticum aestivum cultivar Chinese Spring chromosome 4D, IWGSC CS RefSeq v2.1, whole genome shotgun sequence genomic segment:
- the LOC123098352 gene encoding cyclin-D5-3: MGDASTSAAPATPTSTLICLEDGNDLFLDDDSPAGGLADSRLAADDGLLLLDRDDEYVALMLSKEGAGAGAGACGEELDEWTKAARAVCVDWIVKTNARFLFSGKTAYVAVTYLDRFLAQRRVDRGKEWALQLLSVACLSLAAKVEEHRVPRLPEFRPDEYDFDSASILRMELLVLGTLKWQMIAGTPFPYLSCFASRFRHDERRAIVLRAVKCIFASIKVMSSVEYQPSTMALASILVARGGREGTGTAPSLEEELKAILGSSWQQLHTGHVYSCYSVMIQEEGRSTQSSREVAASSGVSAAAPAGSPGTSVAMAVAADDNNAIATASADNNKRRRVRSPQRQ; this comes from the exons ATGGGGGACGCGTCCACCTCCGCCGCCCCCGCCACGCCCACCTCCACGCTCATCTGCCTCGAGGACGGCAACGACCTCTTCCTCGACGACGATAGCCCCGCCGGCGGCTTGGCGGACTCGCGCCTCGCCGCCGACGACGGGCTCCTGCTGCTCGACCGCGACGACGAGTACGTCGCCCTCATGCTCTCCAAggagggcgccggcgccggcgccggcgcgtgcGGCGAGGAGCTGGACGAGTGGACCAAGGCCGCGCGCGCCGTGTGCGTCGACTGGATTGTCAAG ACGAACGCGAGGTTCCTCTTCAGCGGGAAGACGGCGTACGTCGCGGTGACGTACCTCGATCGGTTCTTGGCGCAGCGGCGAGTCGAT AGGGGGAAGGAGTGGGCCCTGCAGCTCCTCTCGGTGGCCTGCCTCTCGCTGGCGGCCAAGGTGGAGGAGCACCGGGTGCCGCGGCTGCCGGAGTTCCGGCCGGACGAGTACGACTTCGACAGCGCCTCCATCCTGCGCATGGAGCTCCTCGTCCTCGGCACGCTCAAGTGGCAGATGATCGCCGGCACCCCGTTCCCGTACCTCAGCTGCTTCGCGTCCAGGTTCCGGCACGACGAGCGCAGGGCCATCGTCCTGCGCGCCGTCAAGTGCATCTTCGCCTCCATCAAAG tgaTGAGCTCGGTGGAGTACCAGCCGTCGACCATGGCGCTGGCGTCGATCCTGGTCGCGCGCGGCGGCAGGGAGGGGACGGGGACGGCCCCGAGCCTAGAGGAGGAGCTCAAGGCGATCCTGGGCTCATCATGGCAGCAATTACACACC GGGCATGTGTATTCCTGCTACAGCGTGATGATCCAGGAGGAGGGCAGGTCCACGCAGTCGAGCAGGGAGGTGGCGGCTTCCTCCGgcgtctccgccgccgcccccgccgggaGCCCGGGCACCTCCGTCGCCATGGCCGTGGCCGCCGACGACAATAATGCCATTGCCACCGCCTCGGCGGACAATAATAAGAGGAGAAGGGTGCGTTCGCCTCAGCGCCAGTAG